The Bradyrhizobium ottawaense genome window below encodes:
- a CDS encoding M16 family metallopeptidase, with protein sequence MTYPFLRRVAFSLATGAALALATVSPSQAAAKIQHLTSPGGIEAWFVQDATVPLIAMEYSFAGGSAQDPKDKSGVANLVGDLLDEGSGDLDSKTFHERLDRRAIELSFSATRDTFRGSLRMLRDNKDEAFDLLRSALTSPHFDTADVERIRSQVISGLRRETTNPSSLASRKFLEVAFGDHPYGRQTNGTLDSVPTITVADMKDYVGRVIAKDGLKIAVVGDVDPATLGKLLDHTFGSLPAKANLTPVADVEAAKPPQRAFVPLDVPQTVITFGGPGVKRSDPNFMAAYVVNHILGGGGLSSRLYHEVREKRGLAYSVFESLLWMEHSAVFIGNTGTRADRAGDTIDAIDKEVRRIAEEGPTQKELGEAKSYLKGSQMLALDTSSKLAQALLQYQQDKLPIDYIEKRNALVDAVTLDDAKVAAKRLWGQGLLTVVVGRAPQAAAQPAATAPKSN encoded by the coding sequence GTGACCTATCCCTTCCTTCGACGCGTTGCATTCTCGCTTGCCACCGGCGCGGCGCTCGCGCTGGCTACGGTCTCGCCGTCACAGGCGGCCGCAAAAATCCAGCACCTGACTTCGCCGGGCGGAATCGAAGCCTGGTTCGTACAGGACGCGACGGTGCCGCTGATCGCGATGGAATATTCCTTTGCCGGCGGCTCGGCGCAGGATCCCAAGGACAAGTCCGGCGTCGCCAATCTGGTCGGCGACCTCCTCGACGAAGGCTCCGGCGATCTCGACTCCAAGACCTTCCATGAGCGGCTCGACCGCCGCGCCATCGAGCTCTCCTTCAGCGCCACCCGCGATACGTTCCGCGGCAGCCTGCGCATGCTGCGCGACAACAAGGACGAGGCCTTCGACCTGCTCAGGAGCGCGCTGACCTCGCCGCATTTCGACACCGCCGACGTCGAGCGCATCCGCTCACAGGTCATCTCGGGCCTGCGCCGCGAAACCACCAATCCGTCCTCGCTGGCGAGCCGAAAATTCCTGGAGGTCGCGTTCGGCGACCATCCCTATGGCCGGCAGACCAATGGCACGCTGGACAGCGTGCCGACCATCACGGTCGCCGACATGAAGGATTATGTCGGCCGCGTGATTGCGAAGGACGGGCTGAAGATCGCGGTGGTCGGCGACGTCGATCCGGCGACGCTTGGCAAGCTGCTCGACCACACTTTTGGTAGCCTGCCCGCGAAGGCCAATCTCACGCCAGTCGCCGACGTCGAGGCGGCAAAACCGCCGCAGCGCGCCTTCGTGCCGCTCGACGTGCCGCAGACCGTCATCACCTTCGGCGGACCCGGCGTGAAGCGCAGCGATCCGAACTTCATGGCCGCCTATGTCGTCAACCACATCCTGGGCGGCGGCGGGTTGTCCTCGCGGCTCTATCACGAGGTGCGCGAGAAGCGCGGGCTGGCTTATTCCGTGTTCGAATCGCTGCTCTGGATGGAGCATTCGGCGGTCTTCATCGGCAACACCGGCACCCGCGCCGACCGGGCCGGCGACACCATCGACGCCATCGACAAGGAAGTGCGCCGCATCGCCGAGGAGGGCCCGACGCAGAAGGAGCTCGGCGAAGCCAAGTCCTACCTCAAGGGCTCGCAGATGCTGGCGCTCGACACCTCCTCCAAGCTCGCCCAGGCGCTGCTGCAGTACCAGCAGGACAAGCTGCCGATCGACTATATCGAGAAGCGCAATGCCCTCGTCGATGCGGTGACGCTGGATGATGCCAAGGTCGCCGCCAAGCGGCTCTGGGGCCAGGGCCTGCTGACGGTCGTCGTCGGCCGCGCCCCGCAGGCCGCCGCGCAACCGGCGGCCACGGCGCCGAAGTCGAACTGA
- a CDS encoding M16 family metallopeptidase, producing MRAFLIDGASAETLAKSMPLTSFTLGNGLQVVVIPDHRTPVVTQMIWYKVGSADEEPGKSGLAHFLEHLMFKGTEKHPRGEFSQNVFRVGGNDNASTSVDGTNYYQRVPKEQLPTMMEFEADRMTGLILKNEDVLPERDVVLEEYNMRVANSPGARLNEQIERALYLNHPYGRPIIGWRQEIEKLDREDALAFYRRFYAPNNAILVIAGDVEAADIRPLVERNFGAIPAQPAIPARRVRPQEPEPAAPRTVTLADPLVEQPSLRRYYLAPSATTAAAGESAALDVLAQLMGSGSNSYLYRALVVDKPLAVSASASYSSISLDPTQFSISAAPKPGVSFAEVEQVIDGVIADIAQNPIRAEDLERVKTQLIAEAIYAQDDQAVLASWYGGALTTGLSIEDIRSWPDRIRAVTAEQVRAVAQKWLEKKRSVTGYLIKDTSAAKREEKRS from the coding sequence ATGCGCGCCTTCTTAATAGATGGCGCCTCAGCCGAGACTCTTGCGAAGTCCATGCCCCTCACCAGCTTTACGCTTGGCAACGGCCTGCAGGTGGTCGTAATCCCTGACCATCGGACACCGGTGGTGACGCAGATGATCTGGTACAAAGTGGGGTCCGCAGATGAGGAGCCGGGCAAATCCGGGCTCGCCCATTTTCTCGAACACCTGATGTTTAAGGGCACGGAGAAGCACCCGCGCGGCGAATTCTCCCAAAACGTGTTTCGGGTCGGCGGCAACGATAACGCCTCGACCTCGGTCGACGGCACCAACTACTACCAGCGCGTGCCGAAGGAGCAGTTGCCGACCATGATGGAGTTCGAGGCCGATCGCATGACCGGCCTGATCCTCAAGAATGAGGACGTGCTGCCGGAACGCGACGTCGTGCTCGAAGAGTACAACATGCGGGTCGCCAACAGCCCCGGAGCGCGGTTGAACGAACAGATCGAGAGAGCGCTCTATCTCAATCACCCCTATGGACGGCCGATCATCGGTTGGCGGCAAGAGATCGAGAAGCTCGATCGCGAGGACGCGCTGGCCTTCTACCGCCGCTTCTACGCGCCGAACAACGCGATCCTGGTGATCGCCGGCGACGTGGAAGCCGCCGACATCCGTCCGCTGGTCGAGCGCAATTTCGGCGCCATTCCGGCCCAGCCCGCGATACCGGCGCGCCGCGTGCGCCCGCAGGAGCCCGAGCCCGCCGCCCCGCGCACCGTCACGCTGGCCGACCCGCTCGTGGAGCAGCCGAGCCTGCGCCGCTACTATCTGGCACCTTCCGCAACGACGGCCGCAGCCGGCGAGAGCGCAGCCCTCGACGTGCTGGCGCAGCTGATGGGCAGCGGCAGCAATTCCTATCTCTACCGCGCCCTCGTGGTCGACAAGCCGCTCGCGGTCTCCGCCAGCGCCAGCTATTCGAGCATCTCGCTCGACCCGACCCAGTTCTCGATCTCGGCCGCGCCGAAGCCCGGCGTCAGCTTTGCCGAGGTGGAGCAGGTGATCGACGGCGTCATCGCAGACATCGCGCAGAACCCGATCCGCGCCGAGGACCTGGAGCGGGTGAAGACCCAGCTCATTGCGGAAGCGATCTACGCCCAGGACGATCAGGCCGTGCTGGCGAGCTGGTATGGCGGCGCCCTGACCACAGGCCTGTCGATCGAGGACATCAGGAGTTGGCCGGACCGCATCCGCGCGGTCACCGCCGAACAGGTGCGCGCCGTCGCGCAGAAATGGCTCGAGAAGAAGCGTTCGGTGACGGGCTATCTGATCAAGGACACCAGTGCCGCCAAGCGCGAGGAGAAGCGTTCGTGA